The following proteins are encoded in a genomic region of Nocardioides renjunii:
- a CDS encoding HAD family hydrolase: protein MLWDMDGTLVDTEPYWIATEYAMAEKYGGTWSEQHALNLVGNALLESGDYIRVHMGIDRTPQQIVDELLDGVVARVEEHVPWRPGARELLTDLVVNEVPCALVTMSWQRFVAPILAQLPTDTFASVVTGDRVELGKPHPEPYLTAAAELGLAGEDCLAIEDSNTGATSAVAAGCTVLCVPNHVPILEGERRVFADTLVGLDTAALARLVTS, encoded by the coding sequence GTGCTGTGGGACATGGACGGCACCCTCGTCGACACGGAGCCCTACTGGATCGCCACCGAGTACGCGATGGCGGAGAAGTACGGCGGGACCTGGTCCGAGCAGCACGCGTTGAACCTCGTGGGCAACGCGCTGCTCGAGTCGGGCGACTACATCCGGGTGCACATGGGCATCGACCGGACGCCGCAGCAGATCGTCGACGAGCTGCTCGACGGCGTCGTGGCCCGGGTGGAGGAGCACGTGCCGTGGCGACCGGGCGCTCGGGAGCTGCTCACGGACCTCGTCGTCAACGAGGTGCCGTGCGCGCTGGTGACGATGTCGTGGCAGCGCTTCGTCGCGCCGATCCTGGCCCAGCTCCCGACGGACACGTTCGCGAGCGTCGTCACAGGCGACCGCGTCGAGCTCGGCAAGCCGCACCCCGAGCCCTACCTCACCGCGGCCGCGGAGCTCGGGCTCGCGGGGGAGGACTGCCTCGCGATTGAGGACTCCAACACCGGCGCGACGTCGGCGGTGGCCGCGGGCTGCACCGTGCTCTGCGTGCCCAACCACGTGCCGATCCTCGAGGGCGAGCGACGGGTGTTCGCGGACACGCTCGTCGGACTCGACACGGCGGCGCTGGCCCGCCTCGTCACGTCGTAG
- a CDS encoding ABC transporter substrate-binding protein, giving the protein MSRTRTVATWTTAVLAAAALAGCAESDRDEGSGGSGGSGSGSDATFVFGAAGAPEMFDPFYATDGETFRVTRQMFEGLLGIEPGSAEVVPELATEWTPNEDGTEWTFTLRDDVTFHDGEPFNAEAVCYNFERMFDQNDAGQVAGEYWGYVMGAFANDADNSLYQGCEATGEFEAVVTISGPTSGFPTMLTLESLSMQSPKALEEGDANGIAAEGEGFSFPEYADNPVGTGPFTFGEYDEANGTISLERNDDYWGEAAKVSELVFRVIPDESTRRQELEAGSINGYDLPNPVDWNALEESGNTVEIRDAFNILYMGFNPDTNPQLQDLKVRQALNLAINREQLVQTQLPEGAEVATQFMPKTVSGYNTELAAPEYDPERAQELLAEAGAEGMTLTFAYPTEVSRPYMPDPQKLYEALRTDLEAVGVKVDVKTASWNGGYLDNVTAGKYDAYILGWTGDYDSPFNFIGTFFGNLKENDFGTSAMPWGKQLADDLKAADAIVDEAERSAAFEEINAQIMEDYLPGLPISHSPPALVVGPGVEGVIPSPLTAEEFDSVTVSGE; this is encoded by the coding sequence ATGTCTCGAACACGCACCGTGGCGACATGGACCACGGCTGTCCTGGCAGCCGCCGCACTGGCTGGCTGCGCCGAGAGCGACCGCGACGAGGGCAGCGGTGGCAGCGGTGGCAGCGGCAGCGGCAGCGACGCCACCTTCGTCTTCGGCGCCGCCGGCGCCCCGGAGATGTTCGACCCCTTCTACGCCACCGACGGCGAGACGTTCCGCGTCACGCGGCAGATGTTCGAGGGCCTCCTCGGCATCGAGCCCGGCAGCGCCGAGGTCGTCCCCGAGCTCGCCACGGAGTGGACCCCCAACGAGGACGGCACGGAGTGGACCTTCACGCTCCGCGACGACGTGACCTTCCACGACGGCGAGCCGTTCAACGCCGAGGCCGTCTGCTACAACTTCGAGCGGATGTTCGACCAGAACGACGCCGGCCAGGTCGCTGGTGAGTACTGGGGCTACGTCATGGGCGCCTTCGCCAACGACGCGGACAACTCCCTCTACCAGGGCTGTGAGGCCACCGGCGAGTTCGAGGCCGTGGTCACCATCAGCGGTCCGACGTCCGGCTTCCCGACCATGCTGACCCTCGAGTCGCTGTCGATGCAGTCCCCGAAGGCGCTGGAGGAGGGCGACGCCAACGGCATCGCCGCCGAGGGCGAGGGCTTCTCCTTCCCGGAGTACGCCGACAACCCGGTCGGCACCGGCCCGTTCACCTTCGGCGAGTACGACGAGGCCAACGGCACCATCAGCCTCGAGCGCAACGACGACTACTGGGGCGAGGCGGCGAAGGTCAGCGAGCTGGTCTTCCGCGTCATCCCCGACGAGAGCACCCGTCGCCAGGAGCTCGAGGCCGGCAGCATCAACGGCTACGACCTGCCCAACCCGGTCGACTGGAACGCCCTGGAGGAGTCGGGCAACACCGTCGAGATCCGCGACGCGTTCAACATCCTCTACATGGGGTTCAACCCGGACACCAACCCGCAGCTGCAGGACCTCAAGGTCCGGCAGGCGCTCAACCTCGCCATCAACCGCGAGCAGCTCGTGCAGACGCAGCTGCCCGAGGGCGCCGAGGTGGCGACGCAGTTCATGCCCAAGACGGTGAGCGGCTACAACACCGAGCTGGCCGCCCCGGAGTACGACCCGGAGAGGGCCCAGGAGCTCCTCGCCGAGGCCGGCGCGGAGGGGATGACCCTGACGTTCGCCTACCCCACCGAGGTCAGCCGTCCCTACATGCCCGACCCGCAGAAGCTCTACGAGGCGCTGCGCACCGACCTCGAGGCGGTCGGCGTCAAGGTCGACGTCAAGACCGCGTCGTGGAACGGCGGCTACCTCGACAACGTGACGGCCGGCAAGTACGACGCCTACATCCTCGGCTGGACGGGCGACTACGACTCGCCGTTCAACTTCATCGGCACGTTCTTCGGCAACCTCAAGGAGAACGACTTCGGCACCTCGGCCATGCCGTGGGGCAAGCAGCTGGCCGACGACCTCAAGGCCGCCGACGCCATCGTCGACGAGGCCGAGCGCTCCGCGGCGTTCGAGGAGATCAACGCCCAGATCATGGAGGACTACCTCCCCGGTCTGCCGATCAGCCACTCCCCGCCGGCCCTCGTGGTCGGTCCGGGCGTGGAGGGCGTCATCCCGAGCCCGCTGACCGCCGAGGAGTTCGACTCCGTCACCGTGAGCGGTGAGTGA
- a CDS encoding ABC transporter permease: MLRFVLRRLLQMLGVVLALSLLVFFWLRSLPGGPVSALLGERATPERRARMEEALGLDEPLPVQYLRYMQRALRGDFGVSTKVLPGEDALDIFFARLPATIELAFFALAIAILLGIPLGYLAARRRGTALDNTAVIFSLVGVAVPVFFTGFLLKYFFAVEWDLLPVSGRQSTGLDATRVTGLFVLDGIMTREWDAAWDALKHLVLPAVALATIPFAVIFRITRASVLDVLDEDYVRTAEAKGLTARVIRGRHVLRNAMLPVVTTVGLQVGALLGGAILTETVFSIRGIGDALATAFRDKDYPVLQVLIIAAAAIYVLVNLMVDIAYALIDPRIRTR, translated from the coding sequence ATGCTTCGCTTCGTCCTACGACGCCTGCTCCAGATGCTGGGCGTCGTCCTGGCCCTGTCCCTGCTCGTCTTCTTCTGGTTGAGGTCCCTCCCGGGGGGACCTGTCTCCGCGCTCCTGGGCGAGCGGGCCACACCCGAGCGACGAGCGCGGATGGAGGAGGCGCTCGGGCTGGACGAGCCCCTGCCCGTGCAGTACCTGCGCTACATGCAGCGAGCGCTGAGAGGCGACTTCGGCGTCTCCACCAAGGTGCTGCCGGGTGAGGACGCGCTCGACATCTTCTTCGCGCGTCTGCCGGCCACCATCGAGCTCGCGTTCTTCGCCCTGGCGATCGCCATCCTCCTCGGCATCCCGCTCGGCTACCTCGCTGCCCGGCGCCGGGGGACCGCCCTGGACAACACCGCGGTGATCTTCTCGCTGGTGGGCGTGGCCGTGCCCGTCTTCTTCACCGGGTTCCTCCTCAAGTACTTCTTCGCCGTCGAGTGGGACCTCCTCCCGGTCTCCGGTCGGCAGAGCACCGGCCTCGACGCGACGCGGGTCACCGGGCTGTTCGTCCTCGACGGGATCATGACGCGGGAGTGGGACGCCGCATGGGACGCGCTCAAGCACCTGGTCCTGCCGGCGGTCGCGCTGGCCACCATCCCCTTCGCTGTCATCTTCCGCATCACGCGCGCCTCGGTGCTCGACGTCCTCGACGAGGACTACGTCCGCACCGCTGAGGCCAAGGGGCTCACGGCCCGGGTCATCCGGGGACGGCACGTCCTGCGCAACGCCATGCTCCCCGTCGTGACGACCGTCGGCCTGCAGGTCGGGGCGCTGCTGGGTGGGGCGATCCTCACCGAGACGGTCTTCTCGATCCGGGGCATCGGTGACGCGCTGGCCACGGCGTTCCGCGACAAGGACTACCCGGTCCTGCAGGTGTTGATCATCGCCGCAGCGGCCATCTACGTCCTGGTGAACCTCATGGTGGACATCGCGTACGCCCTCATCGACCCCCGGATCAGGACGAGGTGA
- a CDS encoding ABC transporter permease — protein MSPESPQMPSYAQRRKQRIDALADASVDREPGVSLVRTAWRRLRRDPVFLIGLVITVSFIVLAVVSPWLAPWDPAARPLLDAVRPQSNPVPGPEAGHLLGGDDRGRDLLSRLLVGSRQTLLVGVLATFFGLLGGLVLGTLAGAFAGWTDSLVMRIVDVMLSIPSLLLAFSLAALATRPSQWTLIIAIAVVQVPVFARLLRGSMLGQRASDHVLAARSLGVKRRAIVFRHMLPNSVGPVIVQATLVLAVAIIDAAALSFLGLGNPDDRSPEWGQMLGKAQPYLGEAPHLAFYPAACIIVVALGFTLMGESLREALDPKTRR, from the coding sequence ATGTCCCCTGAGTCACCGCAGATGCCGTCGTACGCCCAGCGGCGCAAGCAGCGCATCGACGCGCTCGCCGACGCCTCCGTCGACCGGGAGCCCGGCGTCTCGCTGGTCCGGACGGCGTGGCGCCGGCTGCGGCGCGACCCGGTGTTCCTCATCGGTCTCGTCATCACCGTGTCCTTCATCGTGCTGGCCGTCGTCTCGCCCTGGCTCGCGCCGTGGGACCCCGCAGCGCGTCCGCTCCTCGACGCCGTGCGGCCCCAGTCCAACCCCGTCCCGGGCCCCGAGGCAGGTCACCTCCTCGGCGGCGACGACCGGGGTCGTGACCTGCTGTCCCGGCTCCTGGTGGGCAGCCGGCAGACCCTGCTGGTGGGCGTGCTGGCCACCTTCTTCGGCCTGCTCGGCGGCCTCGTCCTCGGGACGCTGGCGGGGGCCTTCGCCGGCTGGACCGACTCGCTGGTGATGCGGATCGTCGACGTGATGCTCTCGATCCCGTCCCTCCTGCTCGCCTTCAGCCTCGCGGCGCTCGCGACGCGACCCAGCCAGTGGACGCTCATCATCGCGATCGCCGTCGTCCAGGTGCCGGTCTTCGCCCGGCTGCTGCGGGGCTCGATGCTGGGCCAGCGCGCCAGCGACCACGTCCTCGCCGCCCGCTCGCTGGGGGTGAAGCGACGTGCCATCGTCTTCCGGCACATGCTGCCCAACTCGGTGGGGCCGGTCATCGTGCAGGCCACCCTGGTGCTGGCCGTCGCCATCATCGACGCGGCCGCCCTGTCCTTCCTCGGCCTGGGCAACCCCGACGACCGGAGCCCCGAGTGGGGGCAGATGCTCGGGAAGGCCCAGCCCTACCTCGGGGAGGCGCCGCACCTGGCGTTCTACCCCGCCGCCTGCATCATCGTCGTCGCGCTCGGCTTCACGCTCATGGGCGAGTCGCTGCGCGAGGCCCTCGACCCCAAGACCCGGAGGTGA
- a CDS encoding ABC transporter ATP-binding protein, with translation MSSHALRPDRSTEPLLAVRDLRVSFVRRGEEPFKAVDGISFDVRPGQTVGLVGESGCGKSVTSLAIMGLLPQRGNVVEGAAVFDGEDLLGLSPSQLRDRRGRDIAMIFQDPLSSLNPVVQIGRQVTEVMERHQGLSRREAMPKAAELLDRVGIPDPRARLANYPHQLSGGMRQRALIAMALACKPRLLIADEPTTALDVTIQAQILALLKELVVETGTAMVMITHDLGVVAGLCDEVNVLYGGRIVERGDRHTLFARPRHPYTVGLLNSIPRLDAPRGEALSPIPGSVADNLPWDSACAFAPRCPNRLEVCVQQTPGWDGDDVVGLRCFNPMGVSR, from the coding sequence ATGAGCTCGCACGCGCTGCGGCCCGACCGTTCGACCGAGCCGCTCCTCGCGGTGCGCGACCTGCGGGTGAGCTTCGTCAGGCGCGGGGAGGAGCCGTTCAAGGCCGTCGACGGCATCAGCTTCGACGTACGTCCCGGCCAGACCGTGGGCCTCGTCGGCGAGTCCGGCTGCGGGAAGTCCGTCACGTCGCTCGCGATCATGGGACTGCTGCCGCAGCGGGGCAACGTCGTGGAGGGGGCGGCGGTCTTCGACGGCGAGGACCTGCTCGGCCTGTCGCCCTCCCAGCTGCGGGACCGACGCGGTCGCGACATCGCCATGATCTTCCAGGACCCGCTGTCCTCGCTCAACCCGGTCGTGCAGATCGGACGGCAGGTCACCGAGGTGATGGAGCGGCACCAGGGGCTCAGCCGCAGGGAGGCCATGCCGAAGGCCGCCGAGCTGCTGGACCGGGTCGGCATCCCGGACCCCCGAGCGCGCCTGGCCAACTACCCCCATCAGCTGAGCGGCGGCATGCGGCAGCGCGCGCTCATCGCGATGGCGCTGGCCTGCAAGCCCCGGCTGCTGATCGCCGACGAGCCGACCACCGCGCTAGACGTGACGATCCAGGCCCAGATCCTCGCGCTGCTCAAGGAGCTCGTCGTCGAGACCGGGACGGCGATGGTGATGATCACCCACGACCTCGGCGTGGTCGCCGGGCTGTGCGACGAGGTCAACGTGCTCTACGGCGGCAGGATCGTCGAGCGCGGCGACCGGCACACGCTGTTCGCCCGCCCGCGGCACCCCTACACGGTGGGCCTGCTCAACTCCATCCCACGGCTCGACGCCCCGCGCGGCGAGGCGCTGTCGCCGATACCGGGCTCGGTCGCCGACAACCTGCCGTGGGACTCGGCGTGCGCCTTCGCGCCGCGGTGCCCGAACCGCCTCGAGGTCTGCGTGCAGCAGACCCCCGGCTGGGACGGCGACGACGTCGTCGGCCTGCGCTGCTTCAACCCGATGGGGGTGTCCCGATGA
- a CDS encoding ABC transporter ATP-binding protein produces MTGQPEVLLEVRDLEVHFPIKRGVIFDKTVGHVRAVDGVDLTIHRGETYGLVGESGCGKSTLGKAILNLETPTAGSVSFEGVDIASLQGEELRTRRKKFQMVFQDPMSSLDPRQTVEALLLEGMRAHGLDTDKSATHARLRELMSAVGLPPAGLKKYPHEFSGGQRQRVGIARALSVGPDLIVADEPVSALDVSIQAQVINLLQDLQEELGLTYIVVAHDLAVVRHISDRIGVMYLGGLVEESEAGELYDLPLHPYTRALMSAVPVPDPLVEDRREQILLTGDLPSPANPPTGCRFHTRCPWRQETLCDTDRPQLRVVEVDGASPEHRVACHWAEQIASGTLQPHPVEPELVTGFATGEEPAPPPEAYIAP; encoded by the coding sequence ATGACCGGGCAGCCGGAGGTCCTCCTGGAGGTCCGTGACCTGGAGGTGCACTTCCCGATCAAGCGGGGGGTCATCTTCGACAAGACGGTGGGTCACGTCCGCGCCGTCGACGGGGTCGACCTGACCATCCACCGCGGCGAGACCTACGGACTGGTGGGGGAGTCGGGCTGCGGCAAGTCGACCCTCGGCAAGGCGATCCTCAACCTCGAGACCCCCACGGCGGGGTCGGTGAGCTTCGAGGGCGTCGACATCGCCTCGCTCCAGGGCGAGGAGCTGCGGACCCGGCGCAAGAAGTTCCAGATGGTGTTCCAGGACCCGATGTCGAGCCTGGACCCGCGGCAGACGGTCGAGGCCCTGCTGCTCGAGGGGATGCGCGCCCACGGCCTCGACACGGACAAGTCCGCCACCCACGCCCGCCTGCGCGAGCTCATGTCGGCCGTCGGGCTGCCGCCGGCCGGGCTGAAGAAGTACCCCCACGAGTTCTCCGGCGGCCAGCGCCAGCGCGTCGGCATCGCCCGGGCGCTCTCGGTCGGCCCCGACCTCATCGTCGCGGACGAGCCGGTCAGCGCCCTCGACGTCTCCATCCAGGCGCAGGTGATCAACCTGCTGCAGGACCTCCAGGAGGAGCTCGGGCTCACCTACATCGTCGTGGCGCACGACCTCGCCGTCGTCCGCCACATCAGCGACCGGATCGGCGTGATGTACCTCGGCGGGCTGGTGGAGGAGTCGGAGGCGGGTGAGCTCTACGACCTCCCGCTCCACCCCTACACGCGTGCCCTCATGTCCGCCGTGCCCGTCCCCGACCCGCTGGTCGAGGACCGGCGCGAGCAGATCCTGCTGACGGGCGACCTGCCCTCGCCGGCCAACCCGCCGACGGGCTGCCGCTTCCACACCCGGTGCCCGTGGCGCCAGGAGACCCTGTGCGACACCGACCGACCGCAGCTGCGGGTCGTCGAGGTGGACGGCGCCTCGCCGGAGCACCGGGTGGCGTGCCACTGGGCCGAGCAGATCGCCTCGGGCACGCTCCAGCCGCACCCGGTGGAGCCGGAGCTGGTCACCGGCTTCGCCACGGGCGAGGAGCCGGCGCCACCGCCCGAGGCCTACATCGCCCCCTGA
- a CDS encoding RecB family exonuclease translates to MSIPAAESPAEAVSTPVDGVEVLGALSPSRAGDFMACPLMYRFRTIDRLPEAPSPNAVRGTVVHKVLEDLFDLPALERTPERAADMLDPAWDALLEAEPALGEMFGGEGPDVATWMASCRTVLQRYFDLEDPRRLEPAERELYVEALLDSRLLLRGFVDRVDVAPDGRIRVVDYKTGRSPGVDHEAKALFQMKFYALVIWRLRGVVPSVLQLVYLGNGEILRYEPDEDDLRATERKVEALWTAIQLARESGDWRPRPSRLCDWCSFHPYCPTKGGTVPPLPDRTPPVADASVDESAD, encoded by the coding sequence ATGTCGATCCCCGCTGCCGAGTCCCCCGCCGAGGCCGTGTCGACGCCGGTCGACGGCGTCGAGGTCCTCGGCGCCCTGTCGCCGAGCCGGGCGGGCGACTTCATGGCCTGCCCCCTGATGTACCGGTTCCGCACGATCGACCGCCTGCCGGAGGCTCCGTCGCCCAACGCCGTGCGCGGCACGGTCGTGCACAAGGTGCTCGAGGACCTCTTCGACCTGCCCGCCCTCGAGCGCACCCCCGAGCGCGCGGCCGACATGCTCGACCCAGCCTGGGACGCGCTCCTCGAGGCCGAGCCCGCGCTGGGCGAGATGTTCGGGGGCGAGGGGCCCGACGTGGCGACCTGGATGGCGTCGTGCCGCACGGTCCTGCAGCGCTACTTCGACCTCGAGGACCCGCGCCGCCTCGAGCCGGCCGAGCGCGAGCTCTACGTCGAGGCGCTCCTCGACTCCCGGCTGCTGCTGCGTGGCTTCGTCGACCGGGTCGACGTCGCGCCGGACGGGCGGATCAGGGTCGTGGACTACAAGACCGGCCGCAGCCCCGGCGTCGACCACGAGGCCAAGGCGCTGTTCCAGATGAAGTTCTACGCGCTGGTCATCTGGCGGCTGCGCGGCGTGGTGCCGTCGGTGCTCCAGCTCGTCTACCTCGGCAACGGCGAGATCCTGCGCTACGAGCCCGACGAGGACGACCTGCGCGCCACCGAGCGCAAGGTCGAGGCGCTGTGGACGGCGATCCAGCTGGCGCGGGAGTCGGGCGACTGGCGCCCGCGCCCCTCACGGCTGTGCGACTGGTGCTCGTTCCACCCCTACTGCCCGACCAAGGGCGGCACCGTCCCGCCCCTGCCCGATCGCACGCCGCCCGTCGCCGACGCGTCGGTAGACGAGTCGGCCGACTGA
- a CDS encoding site-2 protease family protein: MPEPTDHAPAGRSPRAPRQPGTLRIGSIVGIDVLVTSSWFIVALLISLTFAPRIEQEVPGLGFWKYVAGFVFAVVLYLSVLLHEASHAVVAQRLGYGVTSITLHFLGGMTEIDGASRKPRHEFWIAVVGPLTSVAVGVAAGGLWLVLPDGLVRVAVGALAGANLVIGVLNLVPGLPLDGGRVLKSLVWGASGDQHRGTIVAGWGGRLTALALLAWPLVQEPLLGTKPTVVDLVLVFILGLFLWTGATAAMAHARIRQRLPALVARPLARRTLTVPADLPLAEAVRRAQDAQAGSIVTVAGDGTPLGIVSEAAVTAMPPERRPWVPVSTVARAMEEGLTLPATMAGEELILAISRRPADEYLLVEADGRIYGVLSTADVDRAFRENAAR, encoded by the coding sequence GTGCCCGAACCCACCGATCACGCCCCTGCCGGGCGGTCCCCGCGCGCCCCGAGGCAGCCGGGCACCCTGCGGATCGGGTCGATCGTGGGCATCGACGTCCTCGTCACCAGCTCGTGGTTCATCGTCGCCCTGCTCATCTCGCTGACCTTCGCCCCGCGCATCGAGCAGGAGGTCCCGGGGCTGGGGTTCTGGAAGTACGTCGCCGGCTTCGTCTTCGCCGTCGTCCTCTACCTCTCGGTCCTGCTGCACGAGGCGTCGCACGCCGTGGTCGCGCAGCGCCTCGGCTACGGCGTCACGTCCATCACCCTCCACTTCCTCGGGGGGATGACGGAGATCGACGGTGCGTCGCGCAAGCCGCGCCACGAGTTCTGGATCGCCGTCGTCGGCCCGCTGACGTCCGTCGCGGTCGGTGTCGCGGCGGGCGGGCTGTGGCTCGTCCTCCCCGACGGCCTGGTCCGCGTCGCCGTCGGGGCGCTGGCCGGCGCCAACCTGGTGATCGGCGTGCTCAACCTCGTGCCCGGCCTGCCGCTCGACGGCGGCCGGGTGCTCAAGTCGCTCGTGTGGGGCGCCTCGGGCGACCAGCACCGCGGCACGATCGTCGCCGGCTGGGGCGGTCGGCTCACGGCGCTCGCCCTGCTCGCGTGGCCGCTGGTGCAGGAGCCGCTGCTCGGCACGAAGCCCACCGTCGTCGACCTCGTCTTGGTGTTCATCCTCGGCCTCTTCCTCTGGACCGGGGCGACGGCGGCGATGGCCCACGCCAGGATCCGGCAGCGGCTGCCCGCCCTCGTCGCGCGCCCGCTGGCACGGCGAACGCTCACGGTCCCCGCCGACCTGCCCCTCGCCGAGGCCGTGCGCCGTGCGCAGGACGCCCAGGCCGGCAGCATCGTCACCGTGGCCGGCGACGGGACCCCGCTCGGCATCGTCAGCGAGGCGGCCGTCACCGCGATGCCGCCTGAGCGGCGCCCGTGGGTGCCGGTGTCCACCGTGGCGCGGGCCATGGAGGAGGGGCTGACCCTCCCCGCCACGATGGCGGGGGAGGAGCTGATCCTCGCGATCAGCCGGCGCCCGGCCGACGAGTACCTCCTCGTCGAGGCCGACGGCCGGATCTACGGCGTGCTGTCCACCGCCGACGTCGACCGGGCCTTCCGGGAGAACGCCGCCCGCTGA
- a CDS encoding tRNA (adenine-N1)-methyltransferase: MSEPSPDVPAEAWSGVHRGPLREGEWVRLVDQKGRKHNFELVAGKRFFSNKGHLDHDEMIGRDEGFTVTSSAGGQYLVFRPLLNEFVVSMPRGAAVVYPKDAAQIVALADIYPGARVVEAGAGSGALTCSLLRAVGPWGRVTSFELREEFADVARRNVHQFFSAPEGATHPAWDLRLGDLKEGLPQLGTQVDRVILDMLDPWSCIDVVADALVPGGIVCAYVATTTQLSRVVETLRVHGGFTEPQPWESLVRDWHVEGLAVRPGHKMIGHTAFLVTARRMAPGQKAPRKTRRPAPGAYGPDYTGPRPADLPPVEAGVEIDLDVMPGADPEVDLDS, translated from the coding sequence ATGTCCGAGCCCTCTCCCGACGTCCCCGCCGAGGCCTGGTCCGGCGTCCACCGCGGCCCCCTGCGCGAGGGCGAGTGGGTGCGCCTGGTCGACCAGAAGGGGCGCAAGCACAACTTCGAGCTCGTCGCCGGCAAGCGGTTCTTCTCCAACAAGGGCCACCTCGACCACGACGAGATGATCGGTCGCGACGAGGGGTTCACCGTGACGTCCTCGGCCGGGGGGCAGTACCTCGTCTTCCGCCCGCTGCTCAACGAGTTCGTGGTGTCCATGCCGCGCGGTGCGGCGGTGGTCTACCCCAAGGACGCGGCCCAGATCGTGGCGCTCGCCGACATCTACCCCGGTGCCCGGGTCGTCGAGGCCGGCGCCGGCTCCGGCGCCCTGACCTGCTCGCTGCTGCGTGCCGTCGGGCCGTGGGGGCGGGTGACCTCCTTCGAGCTGCGCGAGGAGTTCGCCGACGTCGCCCGCCGCAACGTCCACCAGTTCTTCTCCGCCCCCGAGGGCGCGACGCACCCCGCCTGGGACCTGCGCCTTGGCGACCTCAAGGAGGGCCTGCCGCAGCTCGGCACGCAGGTCGACCGGGTCATCCTCGACATGCTCGACCCGTGGAGCTGCATCGACGTCGTAGCGGACGCCCTCGTGCCCGGCGGCATCGTCTGCGCCTACGTCGCCACCACGACACAGCTGTCCCGGGTCGTGGAGACGCTGCGCGTCCACGGCGGGTTCACCGAGCCGCAGCCCTGGGAGTCGCTGGTGCGCGACTGGCACGTCGAGGGCCTCGCTGTCCGGCCGGGCCACAAGATGATCGGCCACACCGCGTTCCTCGTCACCGCCCGCCGGATGGCGCCGGGTCAGAAGGCGCCCCGCAAGACCCGCCGCCCCGCGCCCGGTGCGTACGGACCGGACTACACCGGGCCCCGACCCGCCGACCTGCCCCCGGTCGAGGCCGGTGTGGAGATTGACCTCGACGTCATGCCCGGCGCCGACCCCGAGGTCGACCTGGACTCCTGA